One Azospirillum sp. B510 genomic window carries:
- a CDS encoding glutathione peroxidase, with product MTVRARLRTVALAAVLSLMGTASAMAANSAAPGSAAPGSAYDFTFQGIDGKPLPLSQFKGKAILVVNTASQCGFTPQYKGLEALWQRYRDRGLVVVGVPSDDFGGQEPGTAGQIKDFCEVNYSIDFPMTDKTVVSGDGAHPFYRWAADELGFLAKPRWNFHKYLVGPDGKLVSWFSTMTDPEADKVREAIETLLPEKAPKS from the coding sequence ATGACCGTCCGAGCCCGCCTTCGCACCGTCGCCCTGGCGGCGGTCCTCTCCTTGATGGGAACCGCCAGCGCCATGGCCGCAAACAGTGCCGCCCCGGGTAGCGCCGCCCCGGGTAGCGCCTACGACTTCACCTTCCAGGGCATCGACGGCAAGCCGCTGCCGCTGTCGCAGTTCAAGGGCAAGGCGATCCTGGTGGTCAACACCGCCTCGCAATGCGGCTTCACCCCGCAATACAAGGGGCTGGAGGCGCTGTGGCAGCGCTACCGCGACCGCGGGCTGGTGGTGGTCGGCGTGCCGTCCGACGATTTCGGCGGGCAGGAGCCGGGAACCGCCGGCCAGATCAAGGATTTCTGCGAGGTCAATTACAGCATCGACTTCCCGATGACCGACAAGACGGTGGTGTCGGGCGATGGCGCCCACCCCTTCTACCGCTGGGCGGCCGACGAGCTGGGCTTCCTCGCCAAACCGCGCTGGAACTTCCACAAATATCTGGTGGGACCGGACGGCAAGCTGGTGTCCTGGTTCTCCACCATGACCGACCCCGAGGCCGACAAGGTGCGCGAGGCGATCGAGACGCTGCTGCCGGAGAAGGCGCCGAAATCGTAG
- the ccmA gene encoding heme ABC exporter ATP-binding protein CcmA, with the protein MPVFAGSELTCLRGDRLVFTGLEFRIAPGGALVLLGPNGSGKSSLLRVMAGLLKPLRGTLGWDGVPVVEDPDGHRSRVQYVGHLDAVKPVLTAAENLAFWAALAGAADPAANARAALDRLGVPHIAGVPGRYLSAGQKRRLNLARLLAAPATLWLLDEPTVALDRAAIALFEGLIAEHRAGGGMVVLSTHTDIATPGGGELHLDEFAPYAGDGEDEEEHEEEGAAP; encoded by the coding sequence ATGCCCGTCTTTGCCGGATCAGAGCTGACCTGCCTGCGGGGCGACCGGCTGGTCTTCACCGGGTTGGAATTCCGCATCGCTCCGGGCGGCGCCCTGGTGCTGCTCGGCCCCAACGGCAGCGGCAAGTCCAGCCTGCTGCGGGTGATGGCCGGATTGCTGAAGCCGTTGCGCGGGACGCTGGGCTGGGACGGCGTGCCGGTTGTCGAGGATCCCGACGGCCATCGCTCGCGGGTGCAATATGTCGGCCATCTCGACGCGGTGAAGCCGGTGCTGACGGCGGCGGAGAATCTCGCCTTCTGGGCGGCGCTGGCCGGGGCGGCCGATCCGGCCGCCAACGCGCGGGCGGCGCTTGACCGGCTGGGGGTGCCGCACATCGCCGGGGTGCCGGGCCGCTATCTGTCGGCAGGGCAGAAGCGCCGGCTGAATCTGGCGCGGCTGCTGGCGGCGCCGGCGACGCTGTGGCTGCTCGACGAGCCGACCGTGGCGCTCGACCGTGCCGCCATCGCCCTGTTCGAGGGGCTGATCGCCGAACACCGCGCCGGCGGCGGCATGGTGGTCCTGTCCACCCATACCGACATCGCCACCCCAGGTGGCGGGGAGCTCCATCTCGACGAGTTCGCTCCCTATGCCGGCGATGGTGAGGACGAGGAGGAGCATGAGGAGGAGGGGGCCGCGCCATGA
- a CDS encoding M23 family metallopeptidase, with translation MRSRLSRLPTLALLAVITAGALAPATVIARDADTPNGRTPHAYKPAVKPTATAEEATEAKDDAGSDGPATGPVDRQTLSIGRGDTLMDLLATAKVPTNDAHDAVTALREVYNPRRLQAGQHVTVLFEPRRSGARKFVGFEFAPDPLRSVSIARKGDAGFTSSQTEKPVTRKPVAAQGVIRSSLFEAGAQAGVPISVMMTFIQTFSYDVDFQRDLQPGDRFEILYEKLVTADGTQAGEGDLLYASLTLSGDDMPIYRFKTRDGRIDYYNGDGESIRRALLRTPIDGARITSGFGMRHHPILGFSKMHKGVDFGAPTGTPIYAAGRGTIEIAERNSSYGNYVRIRHNTEISTAYAHMSRFAKSIQRGARVDQGDIIGYVGTTGRSTGPHLHYEVLKAGQQVNPRSIDLPTGEKLEGRELQAFQQARRSIEKLFEESRHGLQLARTPAASSTDEKSCNKASSC, from the coding sequence GTGCGTTCGAGGCTCTCCCGCCTTCCCACGCTCGCCTTGCTTGCCGTCATCACGGCGGGCGCCCTGGCACCCGCGACGGTCATCGCACGGGACGCCGACACGCCGAACGGCCGGACACCCCACGCCTACAAGCCGGCGGTGAAACCGACGGCGACTGCGGAAGAGGCCACCGAGGCCAAGGACGATGCCGGGAGTGACGGCCCCGCGACCGGACCGGTCGACCGCCAGACCCTGTCCATCGGCCGCGGCGATACCTTGATGGATTTGCTGGCGACGGCCAAGGTGCCGACCAACGACGCCCATGACGCGGTCACCGCCCTGCGCGAGGTCTATAATCCGCGCCGCCTCCAAGCCGGCCAACATGTGACGGTCCTGTTCGAGCCGCGCCGCAGCGGTGCCCGCAAGTTCGTCGGCTTCGAGTTCGCTCCGGATCCGCTGCGGTCGGTGTCGATCGCGCGCAAGGGCGATGCCGGCTTCACTTCCAGCCAGACCGAGAAGCCGGTGACCCGCAAGCCGGTGGCGGCCCAGGGTGTCATCCGCTCCAGCCTGTTCGAGGCCGGCGCCCAGGCCGGGGTTCCGATCTCGGTCATGATGACCTTCATCCAGACCTTTTCCTACGACGTCGATTTCCAGCGCGATCTACAGCCGGGCGACCGTTTCGAGATCCTGTATGAGAAGCTGGTCACCGCCGACGGAACCCAGGCCGGCGAGGGCGATCTGCTCTACGCCTCGCTGACACTGAGCGGCGACGACATGCCGATCTACCGCTTCAAGACCCGCGACGGCCGCATCGACTATTACAATGGCGACGGCGAAAGCATCCGCCGCGCCCTGCTGCGCACACCCATCGACGGCGCCCGCATCACCTCGGGTTTCGGCATGCGCCACCACCCGATCCTGGGCTTCAGCAAGATGCACAAGGGCGTGGATTTCGGGGCACCGACCGGAACGCCGATCTATGCCGCCGGCCGCGGCACCATCGAGATCGCGGAGCGCAACAGCTCCTATGGCAATTATGTCCGGATCCGCCACAATACCGAGATTTCCACCGCTTATGCCCATATGAGCCGCTTCGCCAAATCGATCCAGCGCGGCGCGCGGGTCGATCAGGGCGACATCATCGGCTATGTCGGTACCACCGGCCGTTCCACCGGTCCCCACCTGCATTACGAGGTGCTGAAGGCCGGACAGCAGGTGAACCCGCGTTCCATCGATCTGCCGACCGGCGAGAAGCTGGAGGGGCGGGAGCTTCAGGCTTTCCAGCAGGCCCGGCGATCCATCGAGAAGCTGTTCGAGGAGAGCCGCCACGGCCTGCAACTGGCACGGACTCCGGCGGCGTCCTCGACGGACGAGAAGAGCTGCAACAAGGCGAGCAGCTGCTGA
- a CDS encoding lipid II:glycine glycyltransferase FemX: MPDIDIAWNEGTVGDWDALFARVPRSTLLQSFAYGRAMGRTHGHVPRLGVIRRDGEAIGLLQTLDRRLLKLFHDRQCHRGPLWLDGVIPDADTLESVFRLLRRACPRNPLNRASVLPELPAGPENEALLARCGFRKVGPGYRTVWLDLTRSEEAMHAGFARDWRKRLRGAEKAGLVLDVDWKADNLPWLMKREHDQALDKGFRAMTGSLAVRLRNAMVKGGGHNDGALMVTALDGRTPDACWLFFRHGVCATSQISWASEAGRKNGATRLVLWRAMQELKRRGVRALDLGGINPETAPGVTEFKLGTGGEAVETVGQYR, translated from the coding sequence ATGCCCGACATCGACATCGCCTGGAACGAGGGCACGGTCGGCGACTGGGATGCGCTGTTCGCCCGCGTTCCCCGCTCCACCCTGTTGCAGAGCTTCGCCTATGGCCGCGCCATGGGCCGCACCCATGGCCATGTCCCGCGCCTCGGCGTGATCCGCCGTGACGGCGAAGCGATCGGCCTCCTCCAGACGCTCGACCGCCGTCTGCTGAAGCTGTTCCACGACCGCCAATGCCACCGGGGCCCGCTGTGGCTGGACGGGGTGATTCCCGATGCCGACACGCTGGAGTCGGTATTCCGCCTGCTGCGCCGCGCCTGTCCGCGCAACCCGCTCAACCGGGCGAGCGTCTTGCCGGAACTTCCCGCCGGACCGGAGAACGAGGCACTGCTCGCCCGCTGCGGTTTCCGCAAGGTCGGTCCCGGCTACCGGACCGTCTGGCTGGACCTGACCCGCAGCGAGGAGGCGATGCATGCCGGCTTTGCCCGCGACTGGCGCAAGCGTCTGCGGGGGGCGGAGAAGGCCGGCCTTGTTCTCGACGTCGACTGGAAGGCCGACAATCTCCCCTGGTTGATGAAGCGGGAACATGACCAGGCGCTCGACAAAGGCTTTCGCGCCATGACCGGGTCGCTGGCCGTCCGCCTGCGCAACGCCATGGTCAAGGGCGGCGGCCACAACGACGGGGCGTTGATGGTGACGGCGCTCGACGGGCGCACACCGGACGCCTGCTGGCTGTTCTTCCGCCATGGCGTCTGCGCCACCAGCCAGATCAGCTGGGCCAGCGAAGCCGGCCGCAAGAACGGCGCCACGCGGCTGGTGCTGTGGAGGGCGATGCAGGAGCTGAAGCGGCGCGGCGTCCGTGCGCTCGACCTTGGCGGCATCAATCCCGAAACAGCCCCCGGCGTCACGGAGTTCAAGCTCGGCACCGGCGGCGAGGCGGTGGAAACGGTCGGTCAATATCGCTGA
- the motA gene encoding flagellar motor stator protein MotA, with protein MFVMIGFGIVIFSVFGGYILGGGHLGVLWMPFEFMIILGSGAGAFFIANPKSVVTHTGKELGHLFKGPKYKKEDFLEVLTMMYQVFKIAKTKGLLALEQHIEKPEDSPLFQQFPKFYGDHHAIAFLCTYLRLMSLGADNPHELVDLMDEDIETMHHEHQRISDAIQAVADAVPALGIVAAVLGVIHTMGSITEPPEVLGKLIGGALVGTFTGILVAYGFLAPIASGLKNIYHAEGKYYQAMKTGLIAHLSGYAPAISVEYARNVLEPEYRPTFAQVEEATSALPPA; from the coding sequence ATGTTCGTGATGATCGGCTTCGGCATCGTGATCTTCAGCGTGTTCGGTGGCTATATTCTCGGCGGTGGCCACCTGGGCGTGCTGTGGATGCCGTTCGAGTTCATGATCATCCTGGGTTCGGGTGCGGGGGCCTTCTTCATCGCCAATCCAAAATCAGTGGTCACCCACACCGGCAAGGAGCTGGGCCACCTGTTCAAAGGGCCGAAATACAAGAAGGAGGACTTCCTGGAAGTCCTCACCATGATGTATCAGGTCTTCAAGATCGCGAAGACCAAGGGCCTGTTGGCGCTCGAACAGCATATCGAAAAACCTGAGGACTCGCCGCTTTTCCAGCAGTTCCCGAAATTCTACGGCGATCATCACGCCATCGCCTTCCTCTGTACCTATCTCCGTCTGATGTCGCTGGGCGCGGACAACCCGCATGAACTGGTCGATCTGATGGACGAGGACATCGAGACGATGCACCACGAGCATCAGCGCATCTCCGACGCCATCCAGGCGGTGGCCGATGCGGTGCCGGCGCTGGGCATCGTGGCGGCGGTGCTGGGCGTGATTCACACCATGGGCTCGATCACCGAGCCGCCGGAGGTGCTGGGCAAGCTGATCGGCGGCGCGCTGGTCGGCACCTTCACCGGCATTCTGGTCGCCTACGGCTTCCTCGCCCCCATCGCCAGCGGCCTGAAGAACATCTATCACGCCGAGGGAAAATATTATCAGGCGATGAAAACCGGCCTGATCGCCCATCTTTCCGGTTATGCGCCGGCCATCTCGGTGGAATATGCGCGCAACGTTCTGGAACCGGAATACCGCCCGACCTTCGCCCAGGTGGAAGAGGCGACCTCCGCCCTGCCGCCGGCCTGA
- the ccmB gene encoding heme exporter protein CcmB, giving the protein MNRFLRLVGRDLRLALRQGSDATIAVMFFVLCVVLFPFGVGPEPNILARIAAGVIWVAALLASLLSLERLFQTDYEDGSLELLSLSSLPLEAAVLAKTLAHWLVTGVPLIVAAPLLAVLLNMDAEGFGVLVLTLTLGTPILSLIGAIGAALTLGARRGGVLLSLLILPLYIPVLIFGAGAIDAAINGLTPRPHLLLLAGILAAALPLAPWASAAALRQAVE; this is encoded by the coding sequence ATGAACCGTTTCCTGCGCCTTGTCGGGCGCGATCTGCGTCTGGCGCTGCGCCAGGGGTCGGACGCCACCATCGCCGTCATGTTCTTCGTGCTGTGCGTGGTGCTGTTCCCCTTCGGCGTCGGGCCGGAGCCGAACATCCTCGCCCGCATCGCCGCCGGCGTGATCTGGGTGGCGGCGCTGCTCGCCTCGCTGCTGTCGCTGGAGCGGCTGTTCCAGACCGATTACGAGGACGGGTCGCTGGAGCTTCTGTCGCTGTCCTCCCTGCCGCTGGAGGCCGCGGTGCTGGCGAAGACGCTGGCCCATTGGCTGGTCACCGGCGTGCCGCTGATCGTCGCCGCCCCGCTCTTGGCCGTACTGTTGAATATGGATGCGGAGGGATTCGGCGTCCTGGTGCTGACGCTGACGCTCGGCACGCCGATCCTGAGCCTGATCGGCGCGATCGGGGCGGCGCTGACGCTGGGGGCGCGGCGCGGTGGTGTGCTGCTGTCGCTGCTGATCCTGCCGCTCTACATCCCGGTGCTGATCTTCGGCGCCGGCGCCATCGACGCCGCCATCAACGGCCTGACCCCGCGCCCGCATCTGCTTTTGCTCGCCGGCATCCTCGCCGCCGCCCTGCCGCTCGCCCCCTGGGCCAGCGCCGCCGCCCTGCGCCAGGCGGTGGAGTAG